A region of Parabacteroides pacaensis DNA encodes the following proteins:
- a CDS encoding glycoside hydrolase family 97 protein translates to MKTSYLSSILICLSLLSATVSAQQESLVSPDGKLKFSLTVSHTPQNQGELVYEISYKDRQVVLPSRLGISGWEQDMEIESLRKSSANETWKPVYGERSEIKDQYNQHVYVIKTKKRGDRLHLIVRAYDAGIAFRYQYAGSSYLRISSEKTSFRFPENTHGWFAPFAQAAYQYLPLKDWPGEAERPLTLKLDNGIYVSLGEAEMVNYSRTKFTIPSGEENKICCKMYDAVEEIAPFATPWRVIMVAEKAKDLLQNNDIFLNLNPSCQIENTSWIKPGKVIRCVSLTTGGAKKTVDFAVKRKLEYIHFDAGWYGAETSKESDPRKSDVDPQRCSVNDLDIPEVVKYAKSKGIGVWLYVNQRALAEHLDEILPLYRTWGIAGIKFGFVHVGSFRWTTWLHNAVKQCARYNLMVDIHDEYRPTGFSRTYPNLLTQEGVRGNEEFPDGIVNTTLPFTRFLAGPADYTICYFHRKELKPGLAKSLNTRSLLNTPCHQMALSVINYSPLQFLYWYDTPEDVLEVPELEFFDKLSTVWDDTQVVNGEIGEYITIARRKGNTWFVGAITNNHARKIEVPLSFLEVDKKYELTLYTDGNEKVKSPTHVAITQKIVTNKSILKPDVLPRGGCAMIIQEK, encoded by the coding sequence ATGAAAACATCTTACCTATCAAGCATTTTAATTTGTTTATCGTTGCTTTCGGCAACCGTCTCCGCTCAACAAGAATCTTTGGTTTCTCCCGATGGAAAACTCAAATTTTCCCTCACTGTCTCACATACTCCGCAAAATCAAGGGGAGCTTGTTTATGAAATCTCTTATAAAGACCGGCAAGTGGTTCTCCCCTCCCGATTAGGAATTAGTGGCTGGGAACAAGATATGGAAATAGAAAGCCTCCGTAAGAGCTCTGCAAATGAGACTTGGAAGCCTGTTTACGGGGAAAGGAGCGAAATAAAAGATCAGTATAATCAACATGTATATGTAATCAAGACTAAAAAACGGGGAGACCGTCTACACCTGATTGTAAGAGCTTATGACGCAGGAATAGCTTTTCGTTATCAATACGCAGGAAGCTCTTATCTACGTATCAGTTCTGAGAAAACCAGTTTCCGGTTCCCCGAAAATACGCATGGCTGGTTTGCTCCGTTTGCTCAGGCTGCGTATCAATATCTGCCTTTAAAAGACTGGCCCGGTGAAGCGGAACGCCCCCTGACCCTGAAGTTGGATAACGGTATATATGTAAGCCTCGGAGAAGCGGAAATGGTTAACTACAGCCGCACGAAATTTACCATCCCAAGTGGAGAAGAAAATAAGATCTGCTGCAAAATGTATGATGCGGTAGAAGAAATTGCTCCGTTTGCCACCCCTTGGCGGGTAATAATGGTAGCGGAAAAAGCCAAAGATTTATTACAAAATAACGATATCTTTCTCAATTTGAATCCGTCTTGCCAGATAGAAAACACCTCGTGGATTAAACCCGGAAAAGTCATCAGATGTGTCTCTCTTACTACTGGCGGTGCAAAAAAAACAGTCGACTTTGCAGTTAAACGTAAGTTAGAATACATTCATTTTGATGCCGGATGGTATGGAGCGGAAACCTCTAAAGAATCGGACCCCCGGAAATCGGATGTCGATCCTCAAAGGTGCAGCGTAAACGACTTGGATATACCGGAAGTAGTGAAATACGCAAAAAGTAAAGGAATCGGGGTATGGTTATATGTAAACCAACGTGCCCTTGCCGAACATTTGGATGAAATACTTCCCTTATACCGGACTTGGGGCATTGCCGGAATAAAATTCGGGTTTGTGCATGTAGGAAGTTTCCGTTGGACTACGTGGCTGCACAATGCAGTAAAGCAATGTGCCCGTTATAACTTAATGGTAGATATACACGACGAATACCGCCCCACCGGATTCAGCAGGACCTACCCTAACTTGCTCACGCAGGAAGGCGTACGTGGCAATGAAGAGTTTCCTGACGGTATAGTCAACACAACATTACCGTTTACCCGCTTTTTAGCAGGCCCGGCGGATTATACGATTTGCTACTTTCATCGAAAAGAATTAAAACCCGGATTGGCAAAAAGTTTAAATACACGTTCCTTACTGAACACCCCTTGTCATCAAATGGCCTTATCTGTCATAAATTACAGCCCATTACAATTTTTGTATTGGTATGATACGCCGGAAGATGTACTGGAGGTGCCCGAACTGGAATTTTTCGACAAACTATCTACCGTTTGGGACGATACCCAAGTAGTGAACGGAGAAATAGGCGAATATATAACTATTGCCCGCAGAAAAGGAAATACTTGGTTTGTGGGGGCTATTACCAATAATCATGCCCGCAAAATAGAAGTGCCTTTGTCGTTCTTGGAAGTTGATAAAAAATATGAACTTACCTTATATACCGACGGAAATGAAAAGGTAAAAAGCCCTACTCATGTAGCTATCACGCAGAAAATAGTGACAAACAAATCTATTTTAAAACCGGATGTACTTCCCAGGGGAGGATGTGCCATGATTATACAAGAAAAATGA
- a CDS encoding glycoside hydrolase family 88 protein produces MYKLIIGITISLLFFSCFSPEKNVMVEQELTYCARQVKKSFPFLADSTKLPRNIKAESKNWDCTSIYDWTSGFWPGILWYVYEYTQDNAIRRQAERFTSALFPVANRRAEHHDLGFMVFCSLGNGYRLTQNALYRDILLRTADSLATLYNPTVGTICSWPGMRKKMQWPHNTIIDNMINLELLFWASKNGGGKHLYQIAERHAEVTMRNQFRDDYSTCHVVVYDTITGQRISQVTHQGYNNTSMWARGQAWAIYGFTMCYRETRNPAFLATAERAADIYLAKLPADYIPYWDFNAPDIPHAPRDASAAAIVASGLLELCQVTTRSKATRYKKAALKMLASLSSSYYQSREQNNAFLLHSTGHYPNQSEVDRSIIYADYYYIEALMRLKKLNGE; encoded by the coding sequence ATGTATAAGTTGATAATAGGAATAACCATAAGTTTGCTCTTCTTTTCATGCTTTTCTCCGGAAAAAAATGTTATGGTAGAACAAGAATTGACTTATTGCGCCCGGCAAGTAAAGAAATCGTTTCCTTTCCTAGCTGATTCGACCAAGCTTCCCCGGAATATAAAAGCGGAAAGCAAAAATTGGGATTGTACGTCTATCTACGACTGGACCAGCGGGTTTTGGCCCGGTATCCTTTGGTATGTGTATGAATACACACAAGACAATGCTATACGCCGGCAAGCGGAGCGTTTTACCTCGGCTTTATTCCCTGTGGCTAACCGGCGTGCAGAACATCATGATTTGGGCTTTATGGTGTTCTGTAGTTTAGGAAACGGATATCGGCTGACTCAAAATGCACTTTATAGGGATATACTTCTACGTACAGCCGATTCATTAGCCACCCTTTATAATCCTACTGTAGGAACGATCTGCTCTTGGCCGGGTATGCGAAAGAAAATGCAATGGCCGCACAACACCATTATCGATAATATGATTAACCTGGAATTGTTGTTCTGGGCCTCTAAAAATGGAGGAGGCAAACATCTTTACCAGATAGCGGAACGCCATGCTGAGGTTACCATGAGAAACCAGTTCCGGGATGACTACAGTACTTGTCATGTGGTAGTATACGATACTATCACCGGCCAACGTATCAGTCAAGTAACACACCAGGGATATAACAATACATCTATGTGGGCACGTGGGCAAGCATGGGCAATCTATGGATTTACAATGTGCTACCGGGAAACTCGGAATCCGGCTTTCCTGGCAACGGCAGAACGTGCAGCCGATATTTACCTGGCTAAGCTTCCGGCGGATTATATTCCCTATTGGGACTTCAATGCCCCGGATATTCCGCATGCGCCGCGAGATGCTTCGGCTGCTGCCATCGTAGCCTCAGGACTGTTAGAACTATGTCAAGTAACTACACGGTCGAAGGCAACCCGGTATAAGAAAGCAGCCTTAAAAATGTTAGCATCACTTTCTTCCTCTTATTACCAAAGCCGGGAACAAAATAATGCATTTTTACTTCACTCGACGGGACATTACCCGAATCAGTCGGAAGTGGATAGGTCTATTATATATGCTGATTATTACTATATAGAAGCTCTTATGAGGTTGAAAAAGTTAAATGGCGAATAA
- a CDS encoding heparinase II/III domain-containing protein: MKAQYVYILFLFGVLSFQALSCYAQQDKDYYFYTPEEIQTLKKSATTRWGKKIVAKLQDEIDNRLQHSMVVPSVEGGHGHHYFCPIHNTQFVFDWESPDAHYCQACGKKWENVDRYNWAWINVVHNENLKFLKANMYMYLITGKKIYAEHIIRLLSDYAAKYPGYIEHDRERKATTAYSGRMFAQSLDEAVWAIDAARAYLVASEVMTADEKQQIREGYLKICANMLLNRSDKGNWQIWHNGAIASLGVALKNDSIIHLALKKPSLGYEDMLEKNVYDDGWWNEGSIVYHFYPLRSLLLTAEAVRCRRINLYGKKLYNMFSAPVNMLYPDLTFPSQNDGWYGTSLVSQASLYEIVSLRYPDPLFKNLLALCYRKTERNSPEALFNGETLPEDVRLLDLKSYLFPNLGVGILRSKNNMLVVKYGPSGGLHGHPDKLTLTLHNGESEVFPDLGTPAYGVPDCYTWYRKSISHSTVTIDGKDQLPSTGQLIYFHPSSSGGKIKVCVDSAYKNVKMLRSVSLVGNKLEDKYECISDTEHTYDYVLILKEPIEFGGIEDTSILKNYERISHVKQKKLQGSLQFALSNATVSIQVNSNKEVYVISGVAPGIPPSGTQEGKNVYPLIIRVKDKKMDIVTQCKLKNKLI; encoded by the coding sequence ATGAAAGCGCAGTACGTTTATATACTTTTCCTCTTTGGGGTCTTGTCCTTTCAGGCTCTATCTTGTTATGCCCAACAAGACAAAGATTACTATTTCTATACACCGGAGGAAATACAAACTTTAAAAAAATCGGCTACTACTCGTTGGGGAAAGAAAATTGTAGCTAAGCTACAAGATGAAATAGATAATCGTTTACAGCATTCTATGGTAGTGCCATCTGTAGAAGGAGGGCACGGCCATCATTACTTCTGTCCGATACATAATACTCAATTTGTGTTCGATTGGGAAAGTCCTGATGCCCATTATTGCCAAGCCTGCGGTAAAAAGTGGGAAAATGTAGATCGTTACAATTGGGCATGGATCAATGTGGTACATAATGAAAACCTCAAATTTCTGAAAGCCAACATGTATATGTATCTGATTACAGGCAAAAAAATATATGCAGAGCATATCATCCGCTTGCTTTCGGATTATGCTGCTAAGTATCCCGGCTATATAGAACATGACCGGGAGCGGAAAGCCACAACTGCTTATAGTGGAAGAATGTTTGCACAAAGCCTGGATGAGGCAGTCTGGGCGATTGATGCGGCAAGAGCTTATTTAGTTGCCTCTGAAGTTATGACAGCTGATGAGAAACAACAGATCCGGGAAGGTTATTTAAAGATATGTGCCAATATGCTTCTTAACCGGTCGGATAAAGGCAACTGGCAAATATGGCATAATGGAGCAATCGCTAGTTTGGGAGTTGCTTTGAAAAATGATAGCATTATTCACTTGGCATTAAAGAAACCTTCCTTAGGCTATGAAGACATGTTAGAAAAAAATGTTTACGATGACGGGTGGTGGAATGAAGGCTCCATCGTATATCATTTCTATCCTTTACGCTCTTTACTGCTTACCGCTGAAGCTGTACGTTGCCGTCGAATTAACCTATACGGTAAAAAGCTGTATAATATGTTTAGTGCTCCTGTAAATATGTTATATCCGGATTTAACGTTCCCTTCTCAAAATGACGGATGGTATGGGACTTCTCTCGTATCTCAGGCTAGTTTGTACGAAATAGTATCCTTGCGTTACCCGGATCCTTTGTTCAAAAACTTACTGGCATTATGTTATCGGAAAACGGAACGCAATTCTCCGGAAGCTTTATTCAACGGAGAAACATTACCGGAAGATGTCCGGTTACTCGATCTTAAAAGCTATTTATTTCCGAATTTAGGGGTAGGGATACTCCGTTCAAAAAATAACATGCTGGTAGTAAAATACGGTCCGTCGGGTGGTCTTCACGGACATCCGGATAAATTAACTCTTACTCTGCATAACGGTGAAAGTGAAGTATTTCCTGATTTGGGGACTCCCGCTTACGGTGTCCCGGATTGTTATACTTGGTATCGTAAATCCATATCCCATTCTACTGTTACCATAGATGGAAAAGACCAATTACCGAGCACAGGACAATTAATATATTTTCATCCCTCTTCTTCCGGCGGTAAAATAAAAGTTTGTGTCGACAGTGCTTATAAAAATGTAAAGATGTTGCGTAGCGTAAGTTTGGTGGGAAATAAACTGGAAGATAAATATGAATGTATCTCTGACACAGAACATACCTATGATTATGTGTTAATTTTAAAAGAACCCATCGAGTTTGGAGGAATAGAAGATACTTCCATTCTAAAAAACTACGAACGTATTTCTCATGTGAAACAAAAGAAACTGCAAGGAAGCTTACAATTTGCTTTATCGAATGCAACGGTCTCTATTCAGGTAAATTCCAATAAAGAAGTCTATGTTATTTCGGGAGTTGCTCCGGGAATTCCACCTTCCGGGACACAAGAAGGAAAAAATGTATATCCCTTGATTATCCGTGTAAAAGATAAAAAGATGGATATCGTAACTCAATGCAAATTAAAAAATAAATTAATATGA
- a CDS encoding sialate O-acetylesterase, translating to MLHTVVYAKVKLPEIVGDNMVLQQNTQVKLWGTANPGEKIKLITSWNKKRYFTQADKKGKWFILVSTPAASYKTYRITISSETKTILNNILIGEVWFCSGQSNMQMPLKGFFNCPVKEANKTIALAGRYKNIRLATIPPTSAITPQSSCPGKWLECTPENAANFSAVAFYFAEMLTQALDVPVGVINCSWGGSRVEGWMKKEILETYPDIDLTQVGSKKINPANQPLIMYNGMLYPMTNYTVKGFLWYQGEANVWHHQTYAERLARMVELWREEWGLGELPFYYVEIAPYEYGKGDHAAYLREAQYKAQKLIPNSGMISTNDLVEESERTNVHPKNKKTVGERLCYMALADTYGYQNSIYSRGPEYKSMKIKDGKVYLSFLHVEEGFNRKDHIIGFEIAGMDKIFYPASAIVDLKSKQVVVFSEEVKEPVAVRYGFRNYLPGNLCNSRELPMVPFRTDYW from the coding sequence ATGCTACATACAGTCGTCTATGCAAAAGTAAAACTTCCTGAAATAGTAGGAGACAATATGGTATTACAACAAAATACCCAGGTAAAATTATGGGGAACAGCCAATCCGGGAGAAAAAATCAAATTAATTACATCTTGGAACAAAAAAAGATATTTTACTCAAGCCGATAAGAAAGGAAAGTGGTTCATTTTGGTTTCAACTCCGGCGGCTAGTTATAAGACTTACAGAATTACTATTAGTAGTGAAACGAAAACTATATTGAATAATATTCTTATCGGGGAAGTATGGTTTTGTTCGGGACAATCCAATATGCAAATGCCTCTGAAAGGATTTTTTAATTGTCCTGTGAAAGAAGCTAACAAAACCATTGCATTAGCAGGCCGATATAAAAATATTCGTCTGGCTACCATTCCGCCTACTTCTGCCATTACACCTCAGTCCTCTTGTCCGGGAAAATGGCTGGAATGCACTCCGGAAAACGCTGCAAACTTCAGTGCAGTTGCTTTTTATTTTGCCGAGATGCTTACGCAGGCACTGGATGTTCCGGTAGGTGTGATCAATTGCAGTTGGGGTGGTTCCCGGGTAGAAGGATGGATGAAAAAAGAAATTTTGGAGACTTATCCGGATATTGACCTGACACAAGTAGGCAGCAAAAAAATCAACCCGGCCAATCAACCTCTCATCATGTACAATGGGATGTTGTACCCCATGACCAATTATACGGTTAAGGGTTTTTTATGGTATCAGGGAGAAGCCAATGTCTGGCATCATCAAACTTATGCTGAACGTTTAGCGAGAATGGTTGAACTATGGAGGGAAGAATGGGGATTGGGTGAATTGCCTTTTTATTACGTGGAAATTGCTCCTTACGAGTATGGGAAAGGCGACCATGCTGCTTATTTACGGGAAGCGCAATACAAAGCACAGAAGCTTATTCCGAATAGTGGAATGATTTCTACAAATGATTTGGTTGAAGAATCTGAAAGAACAAATGTCCATCCTAAAAATAAAAAAACAGTGGGCGAACGTCTCTGTTATATGGCGTTAGCAGATACGTATGGTTACCAAAACAGTATATATTCTCGTGGTCCCGAATATAAATCTATGAAAATAAAAGATGGGAAAGTATATTTATCTTTTTTGCATGTAGAGGAGGGATTCAACCGCAAGGACCATATTATAGGCTTTGAAATAGCCGGCATGGATAAAATATTCTATCCTGCTTCTGCTATTGTCGATTTAAAGAGTAAACAAGTTGTTGTTTTTTCAGAGGAGGTAAAAGAACCTGTAGCGGTTCGTTATGGTTTTCGTAATTATCTTCCCGGAAACTTATGTAATTCCAGAGAACTTCCGATGGTTCCTTTTCGTACGGACTACTGGTAA